Proteins co-encoded in one Pleurodeles waltl isolate 20211129_DDA chromosome 2_2, aPleWal1.hap1.20221129, whole genome shotgun sequence genomic window:
- the LOC138283007 gene encoding zinc finger protein 420-like isoform X1 has translation MGEKPCNCTECGKSFIDRHNLLIHHRVHIGEKPYPCAECGKVFTRKRNLLIHQRVHSGEKPYQCTDCGKSFTLKSTLRRHHRTHTGEKPYQCAECGQIFTRKTNLFLHQRDHTGEKPYQCTECGEVFTRKRNLLIHQRVHSGEKPYQCTDCGKSFTRKSTLRRHHRTHTGEKPFQCTECEKSFIAEYNLLRHLRVHTGEKHFQLTKCGKGFTHETDMLSHQRSHIAEKRHWCTECGKSFTRRTTLIVHKRIHTGEKPFECKECGKSFNEKHMVVDHQRLHTGEKPFHCTECGKSFTQKRTLLTHQRIHTGEKPFQCTECGKRFIKTYNLLMHQRVHTGEKPYHCADCGKNFALKKTMLIHQRIHTGEKPYQCTECGKSFTQKSSLLGHQTTHTGEKPFQCAECGKRFIKTHSLLIHQRVHTGEKPYCCTECGKRFSLKPKMLIHQRIHNGEKPYRRTEYGKQHTVAISIIST, from the coding sequence ATGGGTGAGAAACCCTGTAACTGCACAGAATGTGGTAAAAGCTTCATAGATAGACACAATTTGTTGATACACCACAGAGTCCATATTGGTGAGAAACCCTATCCGTGTGCAGAATGTGGAAAAGTGTTCACTCGTAAAAGAAATCTTCTCATACATCAGAGAGTCCATTCTGGTGAGAAGCCCTATCAATGTACAGACTGTGGAAAAAGCTTCACTCTGAAGAGCACACTGAGGAGGCATCATAGAACCCATACTGGTGAGAAACCCTATCAGTGTGCAGaatgtgggcaaatcttcactcgcAAAACAAATCTTTTCTTACATCAAAGAGACCATACTGGTGAGAAACCCTACCAGTGTACTGAATGTGGAGAAGTGTTCACTCGGAAAAGAAATCTTCTCATACATCAGAGAGTCCATTCTGGTGAGAAGCCCTATCAATGTACAGACTGTGGAAAAAGCTTCACTCGGAAGAGCACACTGAGGAGGCATCATAGAACCCATACTGGTGAGAAACCCTTTCAGTGTACAGAATGTGAGAAAAGCTTCATTGCAGAATACAATTTGTTGAGACACCTGAGAGTCCATACTGGTGAGAAACACTTTCAGTTAACAAAATGTGGGAAAGGCTTCACTCATGAGACCGATATGTTAAGTCACCAAAGAAGCCATATTGCTGAGAAACGCCATTGGTGCACAGAATGCGGGAAAAGCTTCACTCGAAGAACCACACTCATCGTACATAAGAGAATCCATACTGGTGAGAAACCCTTTGAGTGTAAAGAATGTGGAAAAAGCTTCAACGAGAAGCACATGGTTGTGGATCATCAGAGACTCCATACTGGTGAGAAACCTTTTCACTGTACAGAATGTGGAAAAAGCTTCACTCAAAAGAGAACACTGTTGACACATCAGAGAATTCATACAGGTGAAAAACCATTTCAGTGTACAGAATGTGGGAAAAGATTCATTAAGACCTACAATTTGTTGATGCACCAGAGAGTCCATACTGGTGAGAAACCCTATCATTGTGCAGACTGTGGGAAAAATTTTGCCCTTAAGAAAACTATGTTAATACACCAAAGAATCCATACTGGTGAGAAAccctatcagtgcacagaatgtgggAAAAGCTTTACGCAAAAGAGCTCACTATTGGGACATCAGACAACTCATACAGGTGAGAAACCTTTTCAGTGTGCAGAATGTGGGAAAAGGTTCATTAAGACACACAGTTTGTTGATACACCAGCGAGTCCACACTGGTGAGAAACCATATTGTTGTACAGAATGTGGAAAAAGGTTCAGTCTTAAGCCAAAAATGTTAATACACCAAAGAATCCACAATGGTGAAAAACCATATCGAAGAACAGAATATGGAAAACAGCATACTGTGGCGATATCAATAATCAGTACATAG
- the LOC138283007 gene encoding zinc finger protein 182-like isoform X4 has product MGEKPCNCTECGKSFIDRHNLLIHHRVHIGEKPYPCAECGKVFTRKRNLLIHQRVHSGEKPYQCTDCGKSFTLKSTLRRHHRTHTGEKPYQCAECGQIFTRKTNLFLHQRDHTGEKPYQCTECGEVFTRKRNLLIHQRVHSGEKPYQCTDCGKSFTRKSTLRRHHRTHTGEKPFQCTECEKSFIAEYNLLRHLRVHTGEKHFQLTKCGKGFTHETDMLSHQRSHIAEKRHWCTECGKSFTRRTTLIVHKRIHTGEKPFECKECGKSFNEKHMVVDHQRLHTGEKPFHCTECGKSFTQKRTLLTHQRIHTGEKPFQCTECGKRFIKTYNLLMHQRVHTGEKPYHCADCGKNFALKKTMLIHQRIHTGEKPYQCTECGKSFTQKSSLLGHQTTHTDPTTFRHCP; this is encoded by the coding sequence ATGGGTGAGAAACCCTGTAACTGCACAGAATGTGGTAAAAGCTTCATAGATAGACACAATTTGTTGATACACCACAGAGTCCATATTGGTGAGAAACCCTATCCGTGTGCAGAATGTGGAAAAGTGTTCACTCGTAAAAGAAATCTTCTCATACATCAGAGAGTCCATTCTGGTGAGAAGCCCTATCAATGTACAGACTGTGGAAAAAGCTTCACTCTGAAGAGCACACTGAGGAGGCATCATAGAACCCATACTGGTGAGAAACCCTATCAGTGTGCAGaatgtgggcaaatcttcactcgcAAAACAAATCTTTTCTTACATCAAAGAGACCATACTGGTGAGAAACCCTACCAGTGTACTGAATGTGGAGAAGTGTTCACTCGGAAAAGAAATCTTCTCATACATCAGAGAGTCCATTCTGGTGAGAAGCCCTATCAATGTACAGACTGTGGAAAAAGCTTCACTCGGAAGAGCACACTGAGGAGGCATCATAGAACCCATACTGGTGAGAAACCCTTTCAGTGTACAGAATGTGAGAAAAGCTTCATTGCAGAATACAATTTGTTGAGACACCTGAGAGTCCATACTGGTGAGAAACACTTTCAGTTAACAAAATGTGGGAAAGGCTTCACTCATGAGACCGATATGTTAAGTCACCAAAGAAGCCATATTGCTGAGAAACGCCATTGGTGCACAGAATGCGGGAAAAGCTTCACTCGAAGAACCACACTCATCGTACATAAGAGAATCCATACTGGTGAGAAACCCTTTGAGTGTAAAGAATGTGGAAAAAGCTTCAACGAGAAGCACATGGTTGTGGATCATCAGAGACTCCATACTGGTGAGAAACCTTTTCACTGTACAGAATGTGGAAAAAGCTTCACTCAAAAGAGAACACTGTTGACACATCAGAGAATTCATACAGGTGAAAAACCATTTCAGTGTACAGAATGTGGGAAAAGATTCATTAAGACCTACAATTTGTTGATGCACCAGAGAGTCCATACTGGTGAGAAACCCTATCATTGTGCAGACTGTGGGAAAAATTTTGCCCTTAAGAAAACTATGTTAATACACCAAAGAATCCATACTGGTGAGAAAccctatcagtgcacagaatgtgggAAAAGCTTTACGCAAAAGAGCTCACTATTGGGACATCAGACAACTCATACAG